In Populus nigra chromosome 1, ddPopNigr1.1, whole genome shotgun sequence, one genomic interval encodes:
- the LOC133687491 gene encoding glutathione S-transferase T1-like produces the protein MKLKVYADRMSQPSRAVLIFCKVNRIDFEEVRVDISKRQHLTPEFKEINPMRKLPAIVDGRFKLFESHAILIYLACVFPGVADHWYPADLFKRAKINSVLDWHHSNLRRGAAEYVKNTTLAPALGLPLDPQAAAEAEKVLFSSLSKIESVWLKGSGRFLLGGNQPSIADLSLVCELMQLEVLDEKDCSRILCPYKKVQQWMEDTKNATRPHFDEVHQILFKAKVKLQKVRSMSTNSENLKTKLASKM, from the exons ATGAAGCTGAAAGTATACGCAGATAGAATGTCACAGCCATCACGGGCTGTTCTCATCTTCTGCAA GGTAAACAGGATAGACTTTGAGGAGGTTAGAGTTGACATATCAAAGCGCCAGCATTTAACTCCTGAATTCAAAG AGATAAACCCTATGAGAAAATTGCCAGCTATAGTTGATGGAAGGTTCAAGCTGTTTGAGAG TCACGCGATCTTAATTTATCTTGCTTGTGTATTTCCGGGAGTTGCTGATCACTG GTACCCAGCGGATCTTTTCAAAAGAGCTAAAATCAACTCGGTTTTGGATTGGCATCACTCCAACTTACGCCGTGGTGCAG CTGAATATGTCAAGAATACCACATTAGCACCTGCCCTTGGTCTACCTCTGGATCCACAAGCAGCTGCCGAGGCTGAGAAAGTTCTGTTTTCATCCCTGTCAAAGATAGAGTCTGTGTGGCTTAAGGGAAGTGGCCGGTTCTTGTTAGGTGGAAATCAACCATCCATAGCTGATCTAAGCCTAGTTTGTGAACTAATGCAACTGGAG GTTTTGGATGAAAAGGATTGCAGCCGAATACTTTGCCCCTACAAGAAGGTTCAGCAGTGGATGGAGGATACAAAAAATGCAACAAGGCCACACTTTGATGAAGTGCATCAAATCTTGTTCAAAGCCAAAGTGAAACTGCAGAAGGTACGGTCAATGAGCACAAACAGTGagaacttgaaaacaaaattggCCTCAAAGATGTaa
- the LOC133701738 gene encoding probable copper-transporting ATPase HMA5, translated as MATKFLALACIRKESYGDLSPRPRYPSMPKYPKGVSAQETNVEGSEAKAVFCVLGMTCAACAGSVEKAVKRLPGIREAVVDVLNNKAQVLFYPSFVNEETIRETIEDAGFEATLIQEETSDKSTQVCRIRINGMTCTSCSSTVEQALQAIPGVQKAQVALATEEAEVHYDPKILGCNRILEAINDTGFEAVLLSTGEDMGKIGLKVDGVRTHNSMRMIENSLQALPGVQSIDIDSEVNKISLSYKPYVTGPRNFIKVIESTGTGRFKAMIFPEGGGRESHRKEEIKQYYRSFLWSLVFTVPVFLIAMIFMYIPGIKHALDTKLVNMLSIGAILRWVLSTPVQFIVGRRFYTGSYKALRHGSANMDVLIALGTNAAYFYSVYSVLRAASSTDFESTDFFETSSMLISFILLGKYLEVLAKGKTSDAIAKLMNLTPGTAILLTLDDEGNVISEEEIDSRLIQRNDVIKIVPGAKAASDGCVIWGQSHVNESMITGEARPVAKRKGDTVIGGTVNENGVLHIKATRVGSESALSQIVRLVESAQMAKAPVQKFADRISKYFVPLVIILSISTWLAWFLAGKFHGYPDSWIPKSMDSFQLALQFGISVMVIACPCALGLATPTAVMVGTGVGASQGILIKGGQALESAHKVNCLVFDKTGTLTIGKPVVVNTRLLKNMVLRDFYELIAAAEVNSEHPLAKAIVEYAKKFREDEENPMWPEAQDFQSITGHGVKAIVRNKEVIVGNKSLMLEHNIPISIDAEEMLAETEGMAQTGILVSIDREVTGVLAISDPLKPGAHEVISILKSMKVRSIMVTGDNSGTANSIAKEVGIETVIAEAKPEQKAEKVKELQAAGHVVAMVGDGINDSPALVAADVGMAIGAGTDIAIEAADIVLMKSNLEDVITAIDLSRKTFSRIRLNYIWALGYNLLGIPIAGGVLFPGTGFRLPPWIAGAAMAASSVSVVVCSLLLKNYRRPKMLEHLDIGGIKIE; from the exons ATGGCAACGAAGTTCTTGGCACTAGCTTGCATACGCAAAGAGAGTTATGGGGACTTATCGCCAAGGCCAAGGTATCCTTCGATGCCCAAGTACCCGAAAGGGGTTTCGGCTCAAGAAACGAACGTGGAAGGATCAGAGGCAAAGGCAGTGTTTTGTGTTCTGGGAATGACATGCGCTGCTTGTGCTGGATCTGTTGAGAAGGCTGTCAAAAGGCTTCCTGGAATACGAGAGGCTGTTGTTGATGTCTTGAATAATAAGGCTCAAGTTCTGTTCTACCCCAGTTTTGTTAAT GAAGAAACCATTCGTGAGACTATTGAAGATGCTGGATTTGAGGCCACGTTGATTCAAGAAGAAACCAGTGATAAATCCACTCAAGTTTGCCGAATTCGTATTAATGGAATGACTTGCACTTCTTGCTCCTCTACTGTTGAACAAGCTTTGCAAGCAATTCCAGGTGTGCAAAAAGCTCAAGTAGCCTTAGCAACTGAAGAAGCAGAAGTTCATTATGACCCAAAGATCCTGGGCTGCAATCGGATCTTAGAAGCGATAAATGACACAGGATTTGAAGCTGTACTTCTTAGTACTGGTGAAGACATGGGCAAGATAGGGCTTAAAGTTGATGGTGTAAGAACACATAATTCGATGAGAATGATTGAAAATTCTCTTCAGGCACTCCCCGGTGTTCAAAGTATAGACATAGATTCTGAAGTGAACAAAATCTCCCTTTCTTACAAACCATATGTAACTGGTCCTAGAAATTTTATCAAAGTGATTGAATCAACGGGGACAGGGCGATTCAAGGCAATGATATTTCCtgaaggaggaggaagagaaagCCATAGAAAAGAGGAAATTAAGCAATACTACCGGTCCTTCCTGTGGAGTTTGGTTTTCACAGTTCCAGTGTTTTTAATAGCCATGATTTTTATGTATATCCCTGGAATTAAGCATGCTCTAGACACCAAATTAGTCAATATGCTATCTATAGGAGCAATCTTGAGGTGGGTTCTATCTACTCCAGTGCAGTTCATTGTAGGCCGGAGATTCTATACAGGTTCCTATAAAGCATTGAGGCATGGTTCTGCTAATATGGATGTGTTGATCGCCTTAGGAACAAATGCAGCCTACTTTTATTCAGTCTATTCGGTGTTGAGAGCTGCTTCCTCTACAGATTTTGAGTCCACAGATTTCTTTGAGACTAGCTCAATGCTTATCTCATTCATTCTTCTTGGGAAGTATCTTGAGGTTCTGGCTAAGGGAAAGACATCTGACGCCATTGCCAAGCTTATGAACTTGACACCTGGAACCGCAATATTGTTGACTTTAGATGATGAAGGAAATGTGATCAGTGAAGAAGAAATTGATAGTCGGTTGATACAAAGGAATGATGTGATTAAGATCGTACCTGGTGCAAAAGCAGCTTCTGATGGTTGTGTTATTTGGGGGCAGAGCCATGTGAATGAGAGCATGATAACAGGAGAAGCAAGGCCAGTGGCAAAGAGGAAAGGTGACACGGTGATTGGTGGGACTGTGAATGAGAATGGCGTGTTGCATATTAAGGCAACGAGGGTGGGATCGGAGAGTGCTCTTTCACAGATTGTTCGACTTGTTGAGTCAGCTCAGATGGCTAAAGCTCCTGTACAGAAGTTTGCTGATCGTATCTCCAAATACTTTGTGCCTCTT GTTATTATTCTTTCCATTTCAACCTGGCTTGCGTGGTTTTTGGCTGGAAAGTTCCATGGATATCCAGACTCTTGGATACCAAAGTCCATGGATAGTTTTCAGCTTGCTCTCCAATTCGGCATCTCTGTTATGGTCATAGCCTGCCCTTGTGCTCTCGGATTAGCAACTCCCACCGCTGTCATGGTTGGTACTGGAGTTGGTGCATCTCAGGGCATTCTAATCAAAGGTGGCCAAGCATTAGAAAGTGCACATAAG GTGAATTGCCTTGTCTTTGACAAGACAGGAACTCTTACGATCGGAAAGCCTGTGGTTGTTAACACAAGACTCTTGAAAAATATGGTGCTGCGAGATTTTTACGAACTCATAGCTGCTGCTGAG GTAAACAGTGAGCACCCATTGGCCAAGGCCATTGTAGAGTATGCCAAGAAATTCAGAGAAGATGAAGAGAACCCTATGTGGCCAGAAGCACAAGATTTTCAGTCAATTACAGGCCACGGAGTGAAGGCTATTGTCAGAAACAAGGAAGTGATAGTGGGAAATAAAAGCTTGATGTTGGAACACAACATCCCCATTTCAATTGATGCAGAAGAAATGCTTGCAGAAACTGAAGGGATGGCTCAAACTGGGATTTTAGTATCTATTGATAGGGAAGTGACTGGAGTTCTAGCCATATCAGATCCATTGAAACCAGGTGCTCACGAAGTCATTTCCATTCTCAAGTCCATGAAAGTTAGGAGCATCATGGTCACAGGTGATAATTCGGGAACTGCTAATTCGATTGCCAAGGAAGTTGGGATTGAAACTGTTATCGCAGAAGCCAAGCCTGAGCAGAAAGCAGAGAAAGTGAAGGAATTGCAG GCTGCAGGCCATGTAGTGGCAATGGTAGGTGATGGTATAAATGATTCACCAGCACTCGTTGCAGCAGATGTTGGTATGGCAATTGGTGCAGGCACCGATATTGCTATAGAGGCGGCTGACATAGTTCTAATGAAGAGCAACCTTGAGGATGTGATCACTGCCATAGACCTCTCCCGGAAAACCTTTTCCCGAATTCGCTTGAACTACATTTGGGCTTTGGGGTATAACCTCCTGGGCATCCCAATAGCTGGTGGGGTCCTTTTTCCGGGCACTGGATTTCGTTTACCACCCTGGATTGCTGGAGCTGCAATGGCAGCCTCTTCCGTCAGTGTTGTTGTGTGCTCACTCCTGTTGAAGAATTATAGAAGGCCCAAGATGCTGGAACATCTAGATATTGGTGGAATAAAGATTGAGTGA